In the genome of Chlamydia buteonis, the window ATTCTAATTTGGATTATGCATTTTCATAGATACGTTATTATTGATACATCAGGGTATCAACCATTTTTAGCTTATGTAGATCATCAGAAGGTATTAAAACAATGGGATCTACCCGTCGGTCCAGACCAAGGACTGGTTTTAGAATTTATTTTTAAAAATAGTTCTTTAAGTTTCCAAGGAATCGGAGTGGCTGCAGGGCCTGGGAACTTTTCTGCAACCCGTGTTGGATTATCCTTTGCTCAGGGGTTGGCGTTATCTAGAAAAGTGCCGATGATAGGCTACAGTTCTTTAGAGGGATATTTGACTCCTAAGGATAGGGGGAAAGCTTTGATGCTTCCTTTAGGGAAAAAAGGTGGAGTGTTAACTCTTAGTTCAGATCTCTCAGAGGATGGGTTTATTCATGAAAAGAATGGGGTGGGTCCCGGAATTTTATTGCCTTACGGAGAGGCCTCTAAGTATTGTTTAGCAAATAACTGCTACCACGTTATCTCTCCTAATCCACAACTTTTTGTTGATAGTTTTTCAAATAGAATTCGTATAGAAAAAGCTGCACCCTCTATAGACCACATTAGAAGAAATGTAGTTTCTCAACTTATGATTTTAGAGTGTAGTCAGCAGCTGACTCCAGATTACCGCAGTTGTTCTTGTTTTTTTTAGCCTCAACATAATTTTCGTTGGCAGGGCGAGTGGATACAATCAATAACCCAGTTTTTCAGCACGTTGTGAGTCAACTAACTCTTGAAGGGTAATAGATCTGATGATACAATCGAGGCGCCTCTAACATATCAGAGTGAGACGTATGCCTGTGTTGTTTTAGGCTTAACAGTGATTATTATGCAAAATAAGGTAATGCATGCCCAGTGTTAAAGTTAGAGTTGGTGAGCCAGTAGATCGAGCTCTGAGAATTTTGAAAAAGAAAGTCGATAAAGAAGGGATCTTAAAGGCTGCTAAAGCTCATAGGTTTTATGATAAACCTTCAGTAAAGAAGCGTGCGAAATCTAAAGCCGCAGCTAAATACCGCAGTCGTTAGAAAATATCCTCTCTAGTGGTGTTTGATTTATGGATTACTATGATGTTTTAGGTGTTTCTAAAACTGCCTCTCCTGAGGAGATTAAAAAATCATATCGTAAGTTGGCTGTTAAGTATCATCCTGACAAAAACCCAGGGGATACTGAAGCCGAGAAACGTTTTAAAGAAGTTTCAGAAGCTTATGAAGTATTAAGCGACCCTCAAAAGCGGGAGTCCTATGACCGTTACGGTAAGGATGGGCCTTTTGCCGGAGCCGGGGGTTTCGGTGGTGCGGGCATGGGCAATATGGAAGATGCTTTGCGCACTTTTATGGGGGCTTTTGGCGGAGAGTTTGGCGGTGGCGGAAGCTTTTTCGAAGGCCTATTTGGTGGTCTAGGTGAAGCTTTCGGTATGCGAGGAGATCCAGCAGGAGCTCGTCAGGGAGCTAGTAAGAAGGTTCACATCACTTTAACATTTGAAGAAGCCGCTCGCGGTGTAGAAAAAGAACTTCTTGTTTCTGGATACAAGACTTGTGACACTTGTTCCGGTAGCGGTGCCGCTAGTAAGCAGGGAATCAAATGTTGTGACCGTTGTAAAGGTTCTGGGCAAATTGTTCAGAGTCGCGGTTTCTTTTCTATGGCCTCGACATGTCCTGAATGTGGCGGAGAAGGCCGTATTATTACAGATCCTTGTTCAAATTGTCGAGGGCAAGGAAGAATCAAGGATAAACGCAGTGTTCATGTGCAAATCCCTGCGGGAGTAGATTCTGGAATGCGTTTAAAGATGGAAGGCTATGGAGATGCTGGACAAAATGGTGCCCCTGCCGGAGATCTTTATGTTTTCATTGATGTAGAAACACATCCTGTTTTCGAGCGGCGAGGGGATGATTTAATTTTAGAATTGCCCATCGGCTTTGTTGACGCTGCTTTAGGAATGAAGAAAGAAATACCCACTTTATTAAAGGAGGGTGCTTGTCGCCTCACAGTGCCTGAAGGGATTCAAAGCGGAACAATTCTTAAGATTAAAAATCAAGGATTCCCTAATGTCCACGGCAGAGGACGTGGAGACTTGCTTGTGCGCGTTTCTGTGGAAACTCCACAAAATCTTTCGGAAGAACAGAAGGAATTACTTCGCAAGTTTGCAGCTACGGAAAAAGCAGAAAATTTCCCTAAGAAACGTAGTTTCTTGGATAAAATAAAGGGTTTTTTTTCTGACTTCACCGTATAGATAAGGATAGCACGGGTCTATCCGAGGAGCAAATATGGTAGCAATACAGCATGAATTAGGATCTTCTATTAAAGAAGTTCTGAAATTAGTCTGGAGTTTAAGATTTGCTGAAAACAAGATGCTCCTTCTTTCTCGCCAGAGCGATTCTGGAGGGACCTTCCAGTTGTCTTGTGCTGGTCACGAGCTTGTTGGAGTAGTTGCCGGGAGAAGCCTCATTCCAGGTAAGGATTGGTCTTTTCCATATTATAGGGATCAAGGATTCCCTATAGGTCTAGGGTGTGATCTTTCTGAGATTTTTGCTTCGTTTCTTGCTCGATTAGCTCCGAATCATTCTTCTGGTAGGATGATGCCTTACCACTATTCCCATAAAAAACTCCGCATTTGTTGCCAATCGAGTGTGGTAGGTTCTCAATTTCTTCAGGCAGCAGGACGCGCATGGGCTGTAAAACATACCAAATCTAACGAAGTAGTTTATGTCTCTGGGGGGGATGGATCAACTTCTCAGGGTGAATTTCACGAGATGTTAAACTATGTTGCATTGCATAAGCTACCTTTAGTTACAGTCGTACAGAATAATGCTTGGGCGATCTCTGTTCCTTTTAAAGATCAGTGTTCTACAGATTTAGTGCGTTTAGGGGAGAGTTATCAAGGTCTGTCTGTTTATGAAGTAGATGGTGGTGATTACTTTGAGCTTGTAGATACTTTTTCTAAAGCTGTAGATCAAGCTAGACATGCCCTGGTTCCCGCGTTAATTCTAGTCAATGTTATGCGTTTAGAGCCGCATAGCAACTCTGATAATCATGAGAAATATCGTAGTCGTGAAGATTTAGATCATTGTAAGAGTAATGATCCTTTAGTCCGGTTAGAACGGCTGATGATAGACGAATGTGGCATTTCACCTGCGGAGATTTTAGAAATAAAAGCAGAGGCTGAATCCGAAGTCGCTCGTGCTTGTGAAATCGCTGAGGGCATGCCCTTCCCTAGTAAAGGTTCTACGAGCCATGATGTATTTTCTCCACATACAATTTCTTTAATTGATTACGAAAATTCTTTAGAAGCTCAGCGTTTGCGCGATACTCAACCAAAAGTTATGCGTGATGCCATTACAGAAGCGCTAATTGAAGAAATGAGCCGAGATTCTGGTGTTGTTGTTTTCGGTGAAGATGTGGCTGGAGATAAAGGTGGAGTTTTTGGTGTTACTAGAAATCTTACAGACAAGTTCGGAATTGAACGTTGTTTTAATACACCATTAGCAGAGGCCACCATTATAGGAACAGCTATTGGTATGGCAATGGATGGGATCCATAAGCCTGTTGCTGAGATTCAGTTTGCAGATTATATCTGGCCCGGTATTAATCAATTATTTTCTGAAGCTTCAAGTATTTACTACCGTTCTGCTGGTGAGTGGGAAGTGCCTTTAGTTATTCGAGCTCCTTGTGGAGGTTACATACAAGGTGGCCCCTACCATTCACAAAGTATAGAAGCATTCTTAGCACATTGCCCGGGCATAAAGGTGGCTTATCCATCTAATGCTGCAGATGCAAAAGCTTTGTTAAAGGCGGCTATTCGCGATCCTAATCCTGTAGTTTTTTTAGAACATAAGGCGTTGTATCAACGACGTATTTTTAGTGCATGTCCGGTATTTTCTTCGGATTATGTTTTGCCTTTTGGTAAAGCAGCTATCACTCAAGTAGGTTCAGATTTGACCATTGTTTCTTGGGGAATGTCTTTAGTTATGAGTATGGAAGTAGCTAAGGAATTGGCAGCTTTAGATATTTCTGTAGAGGTTATAGATTTACGTACGATAGTACCTTGTGATTTTTCTACTGTTATAGAGTCAGTTAAGAAAACTAGTAAGTTACTTATAGCTCATGAGGCGTCAGAGTTTTGTGGATTTGGTGGGGAGATTGCTGCAACTGTAGCAGAGCAAGCATATGCATATCTCGATGCACCTATTAGGCGTGTTGCGGGATTACATGCCCCGGTTCCTTATTCAAAAATACTGGAAAATGAAGTTCTTCCCCAGAAGGAGAAAATCTTTCAAGCAGCAAAAAGTTTAGCAGAGTTTTAATTGCGGATTTTCATTAAATGCTTTCTGTAGGACTAACAATAGTGGAAGTTCTTTCAGGTGGTTTACAGTAATTTGTAATAATGTCTTTTCTTTGCGTTTTTCTTCTATGTCTATGGCTTCTAATAAGGCTAGAGCACATTGAGAATACCAGAGTTCGTATTCTTCTTGAGAAGATCTAATATCGCTGAGTCCTACAAGCTCTATCTGTATGAAGGAAATGCCGTTTTTGCGACAGATATCGAAACATTTTAGGTACGCATCCACCATATTTTCAAAAGCTTTCTTGTAGGTAGAATCTTGCCAAGTAATTACTTTGGACAATTGTTTATTAGTATGAATAAGTGTTTCTATGGTGGGGGGATTGATGAAGATCAGATAAGAAGCGGGAGCTGTTATTTGTGATTTATTTACCCAGGGTCCATAGGCTATCGCTCCGGGAGGGAATGTTCTGGAACCTGGTTGTGTGATCTCATCCCAACAATCTTTTTCTATGCGCCCGATTAAAGCTAGTGTTCTGTTAATCGCGTAGCTGAAATTTCTTTCTGAATTTATGCATAGAAGTATAGCAGAGTCTTTATGCTTTAATAGAGGATCGGTTAGAGGGTGGCCTTTATGAAAGCAGAGTTGCAGATGTGTATTTTTATTATGTAGATATACACACTCCGTATTTCTATTTATTTTATTTGCTCGGGGTAAGACTTGTTCCAGTGTAAAAGTATTCCTCAAACGATGGGCAACGCTTGATAAAGTCAAGTCTGCAAATTGAATCGAGGGGATAGACTGACTTTTGCTTAATACTATTAAAATAATCCCGCTAAGAACCATAAAAAGTACACCCGCAATAAATAAGGGTAGAGAAAAGATAAATAATGGTTCTATAGCTATTGTTAGTATCCCTCCCAGCAAACATGCCATACTCAAGGTAGCAATCCATTGTGGAATACGCGACTGCGTTACCTTGCAACTAAGCGAGTACTCATAATTTAATGAAGGAATATTATGATTTCTATCAGTGTCATGCACCACGGGCATGGATATAACCTAGGCTTAACAACACAAAAGATTTATCCAAAAATGATGAAATAAGGACTCTTTATTCACAATAAAGTTTTGATAGAAAGCAGAGTTTACACATTTTTTATAACTCAGAAATTGAGCGTAGAGATTGATTTTCGGGGGTTTTTGTTTTTTCTAAGTTAACTCCGATATGGAATAAGAAAATGAGAAATAGAGTGAGTTGCCAAGGGCATAGTGGTGAAGGTGCGAAAGATATTAGGAAATTGTGACCATGAAGACATGGATGTCCAATTAGCCAGGAGATACATAATTCTGTTATAGGCGAGAGGAATGGTAGGGCAAGAGAAAGGAGAATAAGAAAGAAGATAGGAAGCACGAACAGAGGAAAGAAGAGGTTAAAGATAAGACCGTCTAAAGGTAGGGACCCGAAAAAGTTTACAGTAGGGAAAAAGAGAAAGATTTGTGAGGATAGTCCTAGGGATAAGGCTCCCCAAATATAGCGAAGGAAAGGAAGAGAGTATTTTGGTGCTATTTGCTTCCACGGTGTATAGAAGAAACGGAAAAGGTGAGAAAAGAAAAGTAAAATACCCGAGGTAGCTAAGAAGCTTAAAGCGAATGCAGGAGAGAGAGGGGAGAAGATTAATGTGCAGAGAATACAGCCTATACCTAAACGATTGAGGCTTGAGCATACACCAGAAGAAAAAGGAGAGAGGCAAAGTAAAGATAAGGAAATCCAAGCTCGCCATACTGAAGGAGTCCCTGGAAACAATAGGGTTAATCCCAGAAGTATAACAAAGGTAAGAAAATATTTTATTCTTGTTGGAAAGATATAGAAAAAGAAAAACAAAAATGAAGTGCATAGGGAAAAATGCCACCCAGAAATAGCAAAAATATGAGCCAAACCCTTCTTTTTGAAAATTTCTTTTAAGTGTTTGGGTAAGGGAGTGCCAAGAAGAAGACTGGATGCAAAAGTTCCTGATTCTCCAGAAGAAAAAAGGTTTAGAATACGTCGATGACATGTTTCTCTTAGTTTATGGTGCAGTAGTGCTATTCTCGAAGGCTGTATTTCTTTATAGCAACCATTAGACTTAAAAATAATTTGGGATGTATGATTTAACGTCGTTCCTTGTAGATGGTATTTTTTATATAGTTCTAAGTGCGCATCTATAAGAATAGTACAGGAAACATGACGGTGTTTTTGTCCACAGGGATACGACAGGTGAATAGCTTCTCCAAAATATCTATTTTCTTTCCCCGATTTAATGACAAAGCTCCCCGAAGCTACTCCTCCATGAATAATAGAAGAAGGTTCCGATAGAATGATTAGAGGGATAAACCAGCAAGCCCCTATAAAAAGTTGTTGTTTCGGTTGTTTGGGGATAAATGGATGAAGAGCTACAAGGAGTATAGCCCCACATAGAGGGTAAGGACGCGATATTATCCCCGTTATCCAATATAATGCACTAATCAATAAAGGATGTTGTTGTTGAAAGTATCGGCAAGAATGGATTAGCTGTATCCATAGGGAGTGTAAGGTGTGAACAAGGACAGAGGATGAAAAAGTTTCAAAACGTATTAGCATCAACTCATTCTTTCCCTCAGCTCGAAGTATATTCTATAGAACAATTACGAGAGGAAATGTCTTGGGAAGCAATTTCCAAGAAGGCTCCGCGCTTGCCCCGAGGCTGGTACGAGCTAATGGGACTATCGAAAAAAGATAGATTAGACTTTTGCCAAGAGTATTGGCTTACTATTTTAGGAATAGATGATAATCAATTCCCAGGTATTTGTCGTTTTTTTTCTCTTTTAGACAGTTTAGATGTATATATTTATCGCTCTGCTAATGAGCCCTATGGAGTCAAAATGCTTTACACTTTTAGTGATGGGCGTTGTGGATTTCAAGGTGAGCCCCCCTTGTTAGATATGGAGGGGTATTGTTTCCCTAGTTTAGGGGATGACGGTTATCGCAAATTTTTTACCATTCACAATGGATTTGGTAAATGGGAAGATGAGGGGATTTTTTCTTACCGTTCTCTAGCTAAGGTACAACATAAATTGCGGCAGCTACTCATCCGTTTGGGCAAGATTCTTCATGAAGACAGTTGTGCGTCTTTGGGGATTTTTCCTTTTTATGGTTATGAAGAGCCTTTGACTTACCAGTGTTTTCTTTTTGATCCAGAAGTGCGTAGGGATTTTCCTTCTCCCAACATATTGTTAAGTGAGGAAAGCCTACAGCATAGAACTTTAGGAAGTATTGAACTTTTACATTTAACTACAAGTCACTATCCTTCTTTCATGGCTTGGCTAGAAAATTACTTGCATAGCGAAGAGGTGTATAGTGGATGAATGTAGAGGCTGTATTTTAGATATCGAGAATCCGGAAGAGCCTGTGGATTTTGATAATGAAGAAGAAGAATTAACATGCATATGTGTTGTAAAAAACACTTCTGGAATCCATGTGCGTCCTGCGGGGGCTATTGTAAAGTTGTTTGATGGTGAAGAATGTGAAGTAAATTTTACCTATGCGGGGAAGACGGTAAATGCCAAAAGTATCATGAGCATACTTATACTAGGGGCTCCACAAAATGGAGAGATTTTAGTGCGTATTAAAGGGAAAGATGCAGGTCGGGTATTGCAAAAAGTGCAGAATGCCTTTGACTCAGGTTTTGGAGAGTTATAAATGAACACACCCACGCCTTCTCTAGAGCAAAATAAGGAATGGCGAGTTCCTGGAATGACTTTAGTTCCTGGGGTAGCTATAGGAAAAGCTTTTTTCTTAGGCACCTCTCCTCTGCAAATTCATGAACTTACCTTGCCTCAAGAAGAGGTGGAACACGAAATACACCGTTATTATAAAGCATTAAACCGTTCTAAATCTGATATCGTTGCCTTAGAACAAGAAGCTCAGGGTAAGCAAGGTCAACAAGAAATCTCTTCAATACTCCAAGCACATCTGGAGATAATTAAAGATCCTATTTTGACAGAAGAGGTTGTAAATACTATCAGAAAAGATCGTAAAAACGCCGAATACGTCTTTTCTTCTGTTATGGAAAAAATAGAGGAGTCATTAACAGCAGTTCAAGGGACTTCTCTAGCTGTAGATCGTGTTCAGGATATCCATGATATTTCTAATCGTGTGATTGGTCATTTGTGCTGTCAGCATAAGAGTTCTTTAGGTGATGCAGATCAAAATATCATAGTTTTCTCTAAAGAACTTACTCCTTCAGAAGTCGCTAGTGCGAATCCTTCATATATTCGTGGATTTGTTTCTTTTATTGGGGCGCCGACCTCGCATACAGCTATCGTTTCTAGAGCGAAAAATATTCCCTATTTAGCGAATTTTTCTCAGGAAAACTGGGAACGTATTCAAGGATATACCGGGAAACTTGTCTTGATAGACGGTATTCGTGGTGAGATTATTTTTAATCCTAAATCAAAAACTCTTGAAAATTGTTATAAACAAAAGAGTACCTCATATAGTGTAAAATCGTATCCTCAACCGTCCCCACACGCGATAGTATCTTCTCATGCTGCAAGCCTTGAAGAGCTTCGCATGCTTTCGGAGTTCTTTCCACAAACTTCTATCGGGTTATTTCGTTCTGAGTTTCTTGCTATAGCTGAAGATCGTTTACCTACAGTAGAAGAACAAGCAATAGTTTATAAATCTTTAGCATTGTTTCCTGAACGGGTCTCTGTATTACGTTTATTTGATTTTGGTGAAGATAAGCTCTGCCCTGGTCAAGGGCCGATTAAAGAGCGCTCAATACGTTATTTATTGAAAAACTCGCATATGCTTGATGATCAGCTTTGTGCTATTTTAACAGCTTCGGTATCAGGTTCTTTGAAAGTGTTAATTCCTGGAACTGCTGATGTTATAGAAATTATAGAAGTGAAACGTCGGTTAGAGAATATACGTCGTTCTTTTAACAAAGATCATGCCATAGAAAATATTGCCTGGGGAAGCATGATAGAACTTCCTTCAGCAGTACTGATGATTGATGAGATTCTTCAGGAATGTGATTTTATTTCCATAGGAACGAATGATCTCATGCAATATACCTTAGGGAATAATCGAGAAACTATACTGCCTCATTATCTTGATAATCCACTGCATCCTTCGGTGATGCGCATGATTCGTCATGTAGTTTCTAGCGCGAAACATCGCGATGTTCACGTATCTATTTGTGGAGAGGCTGCAGCAAATCTTTCCTTAACACCATTTTTCTTAGGCTTAGGAGTCCAAGAACTATCAGTGGCTATGCCAGCAATTGTAGAACTGCGAGAAAGAATAGCATCTCTAAATTTCAGTGATTGTGTAGAACATACTGAAAAGTTATTAAGAGCCAGGACCTGTGCAGAAGTTCAGGCCCTGTTAGCTTAAAAAGGCATGCCGGCACGCATTACAGACAATTCTTTGTCCATAGCATCTTTAGCCTCTTTAAACGCTGAACGGAAAAGATCTTCAATAACTTCGGGATCTTCAGGATCAAGGCAGGTAGGCTTTACTTTTACAGAGACAATATCACATTTACCATTGATCACTACGGAGACAAGTCCATTACCGGCTTGTCCTTCATATTGCTTTTTCTCTAGAGAAGCTTCCATTTCTAAAAATTGTTGCTCCATGATTTTTGCTTCTTTTTTCTTTTTTGCATACCCGCTTCCCATGCGTTTACTCCTTGGTTAAAATTCCTGCAAACTCAACAACAGCAAATTGTAAAAGCGTATCTATAGTAGCTGATCCTACTAAAGAAGGGGAAGCTTCTTTTTGATGCTGAACTTTTGGAGTGGAAGATGGTGAAGTTAAGAAACTTTGATCTTGATAGTGTTTTTCAGGTTTTATAATGGGCTTTGAGGGTTCTTGCTGCTGAGGTATGTTTCTTGGTGTATCAAAAGTTGATGTTTTAAGTTGAGAAAATAGAGTTTCTAAAGAGGGACGCTGGCATATCCGAATGAGATGGATTATTACTGTTTCTAAAAATGTTTTTTCAAAAATAGTTTGTTGTAGATGTTTGGCTGCTTCGCCAAGGAAATCAATGATTTCTAATAAACATTCACTGGAATAGTGCATAGCTATTGTGGATAGAGGAGAATTTCCCTGATCTTTATTAAGAAGTACATCGCGATAAAAAACAGTGAGATCATGGAGAAAGGTGATTGGAGCTACTCCAGAATTGATCGCTGTAGTTACAGGAAGCAAAGCTTCAGCATATTTTTGCGTGCGAATACATTCTGATAATGTAGCTAAGGTGTCTTGAGATAATAAACCTAATGCGTCTGCAACCAATTCTGGGGATAAAGATTTAGGGAATAGCCCTATGACATAATCATAAAGGGATTCAGCGTCCCGTAGGCTTCCCTGAGCTGCCCTTGCAATAGGGAGAAGAGCTTCTCGAGAGGTTTCTATACCACCTGCTTGAGATATAGATTCTAGCTTATCTATGATCATTGTCTCAGGAATTCTTTTTAGGTGCATTTTTTGACAACGACTTAAAATTGTGCCTGGTATTTTATAATTTTCTGTAGTGGCTAAGAAGAATTTTACATGGCTCGGAGGCTCTTCTAAAGTTTTTAGTAAGGAATTAAATGCCTCCTTAGTCAGCATATGGACTTCATCTATGATATAGATTTTATATTGTGATTTGGCAGGAGTAAAGAGAACTGTTTCATTGATTTGACGGATATCTTCAATACCTCGGTGTGAGGCGCCATCGATTTCGATTACGTCTAAGGAGGTTCCTAAAGAGATTTCTTTACAAACACAACACTGGTTGCAAGGTTCATGTTCAGGAGTAAGTTCTTTACAGTTTAAGGCTTTTGCAAAGATTCTTGCTAAAGTTGTTTTTCCTGTTCCGCGAATTCCTGAAAATAAATAAGCATGCGCAACACGTTGAAACTGCAAAGCATTTTTTAAAACAGTGACCACGGCATCTTGCCCCAGAATTTCGGAAAATGTTTGAGGGCGATATTTTCTAGAAGAAACTTGGTATGTTGCTGATATCATTTGTTGTGCCTCTAAAAATGATTGCGAGGAGTTTTTTTATTTAATTCGGGTGACTATTTTTTCTAGGATTTCTAGACTGGATATCCCAAAAATCCACATATTAACAAATTCACAGTTGGAAGAGATCATTTTAACGTTCACTATAGTATAAGGGGTGGAAATTGTCCCTCTTTAATAAAGATATTTGTCGATTAGATATGAAGATAATATTTTCTAGGTAAAAAGCAGGATCCCGTCAATAGGCGTCATTTTTCTTTGTTATATATTAAGCTATGGTCAATAGTATGAAATCCTTAATTGAAATAGAGCAAAGTTCACGACTTAGATAATACACTTTAAGTGATGTCATTTGTTATAAGATTTTTAGAGTTTTCTTATTTGCAAGTGACAGAGTTTGTTTGTGAAGAGAATGAAAAGTTAGTTTTGAATAAAAAATAGCGTTTTGTTCTTTGGTGTGATAGCTAAAAAATAATAGATATATCTTGAATTGAGCATATGATCAAGCAAATGGAAGACCGTAGGCAAGTTTACCGGAGTTGCACTACTGCTGAAATAGATCGGCCGTGGTCAAGGTATCTTTTATGTTTTGGTATTACGGGTATTTTTGCACTAACATTATTCTCTTTTATTTATCTTAGAGTTCTTCATATTCCTGTCTATAAGGAGGGGGATTTTGCTCAGGTATCTTTGAACTCTCCTATAGATTTTTCTATTAGTTGGAATGTGCACGCGTTTTACAGTAAAAGAGCTACAATCCCAGAAGTATTTGGAAAGGTCTATCGCATCTGTGAAAATACTTGTTTTGAAGAGCCAGAAGAAGAAGAAACTCGTCGGTGGTTAAAAAAAACTCAAGATTTTCTTGGGTCCGTAGGATTTATAGATAGTTCTACGGAGACTTGTCTGCAAGATCTCCATTTGCGCCCCTCAGCTTTAAAAGAACGAGATCGTCTATTAGGGATTCACGTAAGTTCTGATTCTAGAGAAGTGATTCATCAATGTGTAGAACATGTGGATAATTTTCTAAAGTCTGAAAACTGTCCTGCATCATGTAGATTGCTCATTATAAACAACCTAAAGGAAAAACCCTTAGATATCTCGGTTGATAAGGAAAAGTCGGGCTATGTTAAGGGAGACTTGTTAGGGACGCGGCGCATAGAGTATTTTCGTAAAGGCAGCCCTATCATCCGACAGTATCAAAGAATTAGCTCTAGAGATGCAAAGATTCTTCGTTGCTTACGTCAGCAGCTTGTATCTTCAACAACATTGTTTTCTTATCGTGGAGTCTTAGGTGTTCTTCTATTAGTTGCAATTATTTTAATTTGGGGATACCGTTCATTGGTTACGTTTTGTCCAGAGTTACTAAAGTCACCAAAACGTTACACGCTTTACATTGCTATCTTTTCTCTATCTTTAATTGGAGCAAAAATTACAGAGACTCTTTGTGCTCTAGGGCCTCAAAGCTGGGACGTTTATCTTTCTTATCCTTTAATTCTTCCTTTTACCGCTATTCTTCTAGGTCATCTTGTGGGCATTCCTCTAGCTGGAGTTTCATGTACATTACTTGGGATTCTGTATACTCTAGAATCAGATATTTGGAATAACAGTTGGTTTCTTGTCATGAACCTGCTGAGTTCTTGGAGGATTTTATTCACATTAAATCGAGTTACGCGTTTATCTTCTCTATTTTGGTGCTGTATGAAGTTGTGGTGGGTATCCACGGCAATTTTAACAGGATTGCGTTTATTCTTTGATGTTGCTTCTATATCGGCTTTCCGTGCTGATTGCTTGGGGAGCTTTGTCTATAGTTTAATGACTGCATTAGGTGTAGGTGCGTTGATCCCTGTTTTTGAGTCCTCATTTGGTGCGTGTACCCATAACCATTTATTAGCATATTTAGATTCTGATTATCCTTTATTAAAACGTCTCTTTGAACAAGCTCCAGGTACTTATCAGCATTCTGTATTGGTGGGAATCCTTGCAGAATCAGCAGCTAACGCTATTAATGCCGATGGGCTTTTTTGCCGCGTTGTAGCGCAATATCATGACATTGGTAAGTTGATTAATCCTGGGTTTTTCCTAGAGAATCACCAGATGCTTGGAACTTCAGCAAGTAATCTTTCTCCTATAGAAAGTGCGAAAATGATCAT includes:
- a CDS encoding ComEC/Rec2 family competence protein; translated protein: MLIRFETFSSSVLVHTLHSLWIQLIHSCRYFQQQHPLLISALYWITGIISRPYPLCGAILLVALHPFIPKQPKQQLFIGACWFIPLIILSEPSSIIHGGVASGSFVIKSGKENRYFGEAIHLSYPCGQKHRHVSCTILIDAHLELYKKYHLQGTTLNHTSQIIFKSNGCYKEIQPSRIALLHHKLRETCHRRILNLFSSGESGTFASSLLLGTPLPKHLKEIFKKKGLAHIFAISGWHFSLCTSFLFFFFYIFPTRIKYFLTFVILLGLTLLFPGTPSVWRAWISLSLLCLSPFSSGVCSSLNRLGIGCILCTLIFSPLSPAFALSFLATSGILLFFSHLFRFFYTPWKQIAPKYSLPFLRYIWGALSLGLSSQIFLFFPTVNFFGSLPLDGLIFNLFFPLFVLPIFFLILLSLALPFLSPITELCISWLIGHPCLHGHNFLISFAPSPLCPWQLTLFLIFLFHIGVNLEKTKTPENQSLRSISEL
- the rpsU gene encoding 30S ribosomal protein S21, translated to MPSVKVRVGEPVDRALRILKKKVDKEGILKAAKAHRFYDKPSVKKRAKSKAAAKYRSR
- the dnaJ gene encoding molecular chaperone DnaJ, with product MDYYDVLGVSKTASPEEIKKSYRKLAVKYHPDKNPGDTEAEKRFKEVSEAYEVLSDPQKRESYDRYGKDGPFAGAGGFGGAGMGNMEDALRTFMGAFGGEFGGGGSFFEGLFGGLGEAFGMRGDPAGARQGASKKVHITLTFEEAARGVEKELLVSGYKTCDTCSGSGAASKQGIKCCDRCKGSGQIVQSRGFFSMASTCPECGGEGRIITDPCSNCRGQGRIKDKRSVHVQIPAGVDSGMRLKMEGYGDAGQNGAPAGDLYVFIDVETHPVFERRGDDLILELPIGFVDAALGMKKEIPTLLKEGACRLTVPEGIQSGTILKIKNQGFPNVHGRGRGDLLVRVSVETPQNLSEEQKELLRKFAATEKAENFPKKRSFLDKIKGFFSDFTV
- a CDS encoding HPr family phosphocarrier protein; amino-acid sequence: MENPEEPVDFDNEEEELTCICVVKNTSGIHVRPAGAIVKLFDGEECEVNFTYAGKTVNAKSIMSILILGAPQNGEILVRIKGKDAGRVLQKVQNAFDSGFGEL
- a CDS encoding tRNA threonylcarbamoyladenosine biosynthesis protein TsaB; its protein translation is MHFHRYVIIDTSGYQPFLAYVDHQKVLKQWDLPVGPDQGLVLEFIFKNSSLSFQGIGVAAGPGNFSATRVGLSFAQGLALSRKVPMIGYSSLEGYLTPKDRGKALMLPLGKKGGVLTLSSDLSEDGFIHEKNGVGPGILLPYGEASKYCLANNCYHVISPNPQLFVDSFSNRIRIEKAAPSIDHIRRNVVSQLMILECSQQLTPDYRSCSCFF
- a CDS encoding alpha-ketoacid dehydrogenase subunit alpha/beta, with protein sequence MVAIQHELGSSIKEVLKLVWSLRFAENKMLLLSRQSDSGGTFQLSCAGHELVGVVAGRSLIPGKDWSFPYYRDQGFPIGLGCDLSEIFASFLARLAPNHSSGRMMPYHYSHKKLRICCQSSVVGSQFLQAAGRAWAVKHTKSNEVVYVSGGDGSTSQGEFHEMLNYVALHKLPLVTVVQNNAWAISVPFKDQCSTDLVRLGESYQGLSVYEVDGGDYFELVDTFSKAVDQARHALVPALILVNVMRLEPHSNSDNHEKYRSREDLDHCKSNDPLVRLERLMIDECGISPAEILEIKAEAESEVARACEIAEGMPFPSKGSTSHDVFSPHTISLIDYENSLEAQRLRDTQPKVMRDAITEALIEEMSRDSGVVVFGEDVAGDKGGVFGVTRNLTDKFGIERCFNTPLAEATIIGTAIGMAMDGIHKPVAEIQFADYIWPGINQLFSEASSIYYRSAGEWEVPLVIRAPCGGYIQGGPYHSQSIEAFLAHCPGIKVAYPSNAADAKALLKAAIRDPNPVVFLEHKALYQRRIFSACPVFSSDYVLPFGKAAITQVGSDLTIVSWGMSLVMSMEVAKELAALDISVEVIDLRTIVPCDFSTVIESVKKTSKLLIAHEASEFCGFGGEIAATVAEQAYAYLDAPIRRVAGLHAPVPYSKILENEVLPQKEKIFQAAKSLAEF